One Fusarium oxysporum f. sp. lycopersici 4287 chromosome 8, whole genome shotgun sequence genomic region harbors:
- a CDS encoding osomolarity two-component system, response regulator SSK1, protein MGATDIASRLRAKFTKRRHSTAGSQASSTRSITDTTSSSFGSRHLWDRDRSRARDGDGDHSSQRAVSNSRGTVSSRRGMTTTPDGSHRQREDGDDVAKLEGSREVSEAAKSSSNSNSNSESAAKSSSEIGAEAAVPPANDNSTAPDTTSEPLKQPSPPIDQQSLDDLDEEPDTTATSSSDQLPPHSDLHPPQPHPRLHFNQPPLLSPSLHSSEQPSPSRQRQANSNLDRIHEDSQDSEPPSPTARPRKVASVELDAGSELAGHNDDDVLSLDQAPNSPKSAVFVPLAAATSTTFVATSPGLPQAGTPGSSSRPAPPPRRQSLLSNRQTTLINTLLSPSANEPGYNQTSSYAPINGNMVTRKIWVKRPHASPTLVTVNEDDLVDDVRDMILRKYSNSLGRSFDSPDINIRIIPRDQHSERVLNPEEPMGRTLDAYYPGGQTVEEALVIDIPRRAPKASPRPVVPAYVGNIYYSEDGRPTETSDGYFPSVAAHPGAVGSPHLPVAVPAHVNPQAPHSIAVLGTGHIPPIPSPGRSRAYRDRPDRPRLGRTHTSSPTLIANGSAVSLAAAAAANHANHGTQHFNPRLPHSRTHSNSSDQPGMPPAAPPLPTPPAPEPSAVRVSTPPVRPVSPRPTAKTKKSKKAEHPSLPPGMLNGGVPPINVLIVEDNPINLKLLEAFVKRLKVRWSTAMNGRDAVKKWRSGGFHLVLMDIQLPVMNGLEATREIRRLERVNSIGVFSSSPDGVVTTENPDELDDKDRLENPSLFKSPVIIVALTASSLQSDRHEALAAGCNDFLTKPVNFVWLERKVMEWGCMQALIDFDGWRKWKEISQEAEETAAAKKAAVAAAKAKSKKNRLSMTKPG, encoded by the exons ATGGGAGCTACTGATATCGCCTCGCGCCTTCGAGCCAAGTTCACCAAAAGGAGACACTCGACGGCAGGTTCACAGGCATCTTCCACTCGGAGCATTACCGACACCACCTCGTCGTCGTTCGGGAGTCGTCACTTATGGGATCGCGATCGTTCTCGAGCTCGTGACGGAGACGGGGACCACTCGTCTCAGCGGGCTGTGAGCAATTCGAGGGGCACCGTGAGTAGCCGACGTGGCATGACAACGACGCCTGATGGTTCGCATCGACAacgagaagatggcgatgaCGTTGCAAAGCTCGAGGGTTCTCGAGAGGTTTCAGAAGCAGCAAAGTcaagctcaaactcaaactcaaattCAGAGTCGGCAGCCAAGAGTTCCTCGGAAATAGGTGCTGAAGCAGCGGTCCCACCCGCTAACGACAATTCCACAGCGCCCGACACCACGAGCGAGCCACTGAAACAGCCGTCTCCGCCTATAGATCAGCAGAGCCTCGATGACCTGGATGAAGAGCCTGATACAACCGCCACTAGCTCTAGCGACCAGCTCCCGCCCCATAGCGATCTGCACCCGCCACAACCTCATCCAAGACTTCACTTCAATCAACCTCCATTGCTCTCTCCGTCACTTCATTCTTCGGAACAGCCTTCACCATCGCGTCAGCGCCAGGCAAACTCCAATCTCGACCGTATCCACGAAGACTCCCAGGACTCGGAACCCCCGTCACCTACTGCACGCCCAAGAAAGGTCGCAAGTGTTGAGTTGGACGCTGGTTCTGAGCTTGCTGGTCACAATGACGACGACGTGTTGAGTCTCGACCAAGCCCCCAACTCTCCAAAGTCTGCCGTCTTTGTGCCTCTGGCGGCAGCAACCTCGACGACATTTGTCGCAACGTCTCCTGGTCTTCCACAAGCTGGAACCCCTGGCTCTTCGTCACGACCAGCCCCGCCGCCCCGACGACAAAGCTTGCTGTCGAATCGCCAGACGACCTTGATTAATACGCTCCTTTCACCATCCGCAAACGAACCCGGATACAATCAGACCAGCTCATACGCGCCTATTAACGGAAATATGGTGACCCGAAAGATCTGGGTCAAGCGACCTCATGCCTCGCCGACCCTCGTTACCGTCAACGAAGACGACCTGGTCGATGATGTCCGCGATATGATTCTACGTAAATACTCAAACTCACTCGGTCGAAGCTTCGACTCTCCAGACATCAACATACGCATTATTCCTCGCGATCAACATTCAGAACGTGTTCTCAACCCTGAGGAGCCAATGGGCCGGACTCTTGATGCTTATTATCCAGGTGGACAAaccgttgaagaagctcttgtAATTGACATTCCAAGACGTGCGCCTAAAGCTTCCCCGCGCCCCGTCGTTCCAGCATATGTTGGTAACATCTACTACAGCGAGGACGGTCGGCCTACAGAAACAAGTGATGGCTACTTTCCTTCCGTCGCTGCCCATCCTGGCGCTGTCGGCTCACCACATCTTCCAGTTGCAGTTCCGGCGCATGTTAATCCTCAGGCCCCGCACTCAATCGCAGTATTAGGGACTGGCCATATCCCACCTATCCCATCGCCTGGTAGATCACGCGCATATCGCGATCGTCCGGATCGTCCCAGATTAGGCCGCACTCATACATCGTCGCCAACACTGATTGCTAATGGCTCTGCCGTGTCACTggctgccgccgccgccgcgAATCATGCGAACCATGGTACGCAACACTTCAACCCGAGGCTACCGCATTCACGAACTCATTCAAACTCTTCAGATCAACCTGGTATGCCACCTGCTGCCCCTCCTCTACCGACACCTCCCGCCCCCGAGCCTTCGGCAGTTCGCGTATCGACACCTCCAGTCAGGCCAGTTTCACCTCGACCTACGGCGAAaaccaagaagagcaaaaagGCCGAACACCCTAGTTTACCGCCGGGCATGCTCAATGGCGGCGTGCCTCCTATCAATGTCCTGATTGTGGAAGATAACCCTATCAATTTGAAACTTTTGGAAGCCTTTGTGAAGCGCCTCAAGGTGCGATGGTCAACCGCCATGAATGGACGAGATGCTGTAAAGAAGTGGAGGAGTGGTGGATTTCACTTGGTTCTGATGGATATTCAACTTCCAGTCATGAACGGTCTCGAAGCGACTCGTGAAATTCGAAGATTAGAACGAGTTAACTCGATTGGtgtcttttcatcatctcccGATGGTGTGGTCACGACGGAAAACCCTGACGAACTCGACGACAAAGACCGCCTGGAGAACCCTTCCTTGTTCAAGAGTCCTGTGATTATTGTCGCTTTGACTGCTAGCTCCTTACAGAGTGACCGACACGAAGCTCTAGCCGCTGGCTGTAACGACTTTTTGACCAAG CCCGTCAATTTTGTCTGGCTAGAGCGCAAGGTAATGGAATGGGGTTGCATGCAGGCCCTCATCGACTTTGACGGCTGGCGCAAGTGGAAGGAGatttctcaagaagctgaggagacCGCCGCTGCTAAGAAGGCTGCAGTCGCagcagccaaagccaaaTCAAAGAAGAACCGCCTCTCGATGACCAAGCCTGGTTGA
- a CDS encoding osomolarity two-component system, response regulator SSK1, producing MGATDIASRLRAKFTKRRHSTAGSQASSTRSITDTTSSSFGSRHLWDRDRSRARDGDGDHSSQRAVSNSRGTVSSRRGMTTTPDGSHRQREDGDDVAKLEGSREVSEAAKSSSNSNSNSESAAKSSSEIGAEAAVPPANDNSTAPDTTSEPLKQPSPPIDQQSLDDLDEEPDTTATSSSDQLPPHSDLHPPQPHPRLHFNQPPLLSPSLHSSEQPSPSRQRQANSNLDRIHEDSQDSEPPSPTARPRKVASVELDAGSELAGHNDDDVLSLDQAPNSPKSAVFVPLAAATSTTFVATSPGLPQAGTPGSSSRPAPPPRRQSLLSNRQTTLINTLLSPSANEPGYNQTSSYAPINGNMVTRKIWVKRPHASPTLVTVNEDDLVDDVRDMILRKYSNSLGRSFDSPDINIRIIPRDQHSERVLNPEEPMGRTLDAYYPGGQTVEEALVIDIPRRAPKASPRPVVPAYVGNIYYSEDGRPTETSDGYFPSVAAHPGAVGSPHLPVAVPAHVNPQAPHSIAVLGTGHIPPIPSPGRSRAYRDRPDRPRLGRTHTSSPTLIANGSAVSLAAAAAANHANHDQPGMPPAAPPLPTPPAPEPSAVRVSTPPVRPVSPRPTAKTKKSKKAEHPSLPPGMLNGGVPPINVLIVEDNPINLKLLEAFVKRLKVRWSTAMNGRDAVKKWRSGGFHLVLMDIQLPVMNGLEATREIRRLERVNSIGVFSSSPDGVVTTENPDELDDKDRLENPSLFKSPVIIVALTASSLQSDRHEALAAGCNDFLTKPVNFVWLERKVMEWGCMQALIDFDGWRKWKEISQEAEETAAAKKAAVAAAKAKSKKNRLSMTKPG from the exons ATGGGAGCTACTGATATCGCCTCGCGCCTTCGAGCCAAGTTCACCAAAAGGAGACACTCGACGGCAGGTTCACAGGCATCTTCCACTCGGAGCATTACCGACACCACCTCGTCGTCGTTCGGGAGTCGTCACTTATGGGATCGCGATCGTTCTCGAGCTCGTGACGGAGACGGGGACCACTCGTCTCAGCGGGCTGTGAGCAATTCGAGGGGCACCGTGAGTAGCCGACGTGGCATGACAACGACGCCTGATGGTTCGCATCGACAacgagaagatggcgatgaCGTTGCAAAGCTCGAGGGTTCTCGAGAGGTTTCAGAAGCAGCAAAGTcaagctcaaactcaaactcaaattCAGAGTCGGCAGCCAAGAGTTCCTCGGAAATAGGTGCTGAAGCAGCGGTCCCACCCGCTAACGACAATTCCACAGCGCCCGACACCACGAGCGAGCCACTGAAACAGCCGTCTCCGCCTATAGATCAGCAGAGCCTCGATGACCTGGATGAAGAGCCTGATACAACCGCCACTAGCTCTAGCGACCAGCTCCCGCCCCATAGCGATCTGCACCCGCCACAACCTCATCCAAGACTTCACTTCAATCAACCTCCATTGCTCTCTCCGTCACTTCATTCTTCGGAACAGCCTTCACCATCGCGTCAGCGCCAGGCAAACTCCAATCTCGACCGTATCCACGAAGACTCCCAGGACTCGGAACCCCCGTCACCTACTGCACGCCCAAGAAAGGTCGCAAGTGTTGAGTTGGACGCTGGTTCTGAGCTTGCTGGTCACAATGACGACGACGTGTTGAGTCTCGACCAAGCCCCCAACTCTCCAAAGTCTGCCGTCTTTGTGCCTCTGGCGGCAGCAACCTCGACGACATTTGTCGCAACGTCTCCTGGTCTTCCACAAGCTGGAACCCCTGGCTCTTCGTCACGACCAGCCCCGCCGCCCCGACGACAAAGCTTGCTGTCGAATCGCCAGACGACCTTGATTAATACGCTCCTTTCACCATCCGCAAACGAACCCGGATACAATCAGACCAGCTCATACGCGCCTATTAACGGAAATATGGTGACCCGAAAGATCTGGGTCAAGCGACCTCATGCCTCGCCGACCCTCGTTACCGTCAACGAAGACGACCTGGTCGATGATGTCCGCGATATGATTCTACGTAAATACTCAAACTCACTCGGTCGAAGCTTCGACTCTCCAGACATCAACATACGCATTATTCCTCGCGATCAACATTCAGAACGTGTTCTCAACCCTGAGGAGCCAATGGGCCGGACTCTTGATGCTTATTATCCAGGTGGACAAaccgttgaagaagctcttgtAATTGACATTCCAAGACGTGCGCCTAAAGCTTCCCCGCGCCCCGTCGTTCCAGCATATGTTGGTAACATCTACTACAGCGAGGACGGTCGGCCTACAGAAACAAGTGATGGCTACTTTCCTTCCGTCGCTGCCCATCCTGGCGCTGTCGGCTCACCACATCTTCCAGTTGCAGTTCCGGCGCATGTTAATCCTCAGGCCCCGCACTCAATCGCAGTATTAGGGACTGGCCATATCCCACCTATCCCATCGCCTGGTAGATCACGCGCATATCGCGATCGTCCGGATCGTCCCAGATTAGGCCGCACTCATACATCGTCGCCAACACTGATTGCTAATGGCTCTGCCGTGTCACTggctgccgccgccgccgcgAATCATGCGAACCATG ATCAACCTGGTATGCCACCTGCTGCCCCTCCTCTACCGACACCTCCCGCCCCCGAGCCTTCGGCAGTTCGCGTATCGACACCTCCAGTCAGGCCAGTTTCACCTCGACCTACGGCGAAaaccaagaagagcaaaaagGCCGAACACCCTAGTTTACCGCCGGGCATGCTCAATGGCGGCGTGCCTCCTATCAATGTCCTGATTGTGGAAGATAACCCTATCAATTTGAAACTTTTGGAAGCCTTTGTGAAGCGCCTCAAGGTGCGATGGTCAACCGCCATGAATGGACGAGATGCTGTAAAGAAGTGGAGGAGTGGTGGATTTCACTTGGTTCTGATGGATATTCAACTTCCAGTCATGAACGGTCTCGAAGCGACTCGTGAAATTCGAAGATTAGAACGAGTTAACTCGATTGGtgtcttttcatcatctcccGATGGTGTGGTCACGACGGAAAACCCTGACGAACTCGACGACAAAGACCGCCTGGAGAACCCTTCCTTGTTCAAGAGTCCTGTGATTATTGTCGCTTTGACTGCTAGCTCCTTACAGAGTGACCGACACGAAGCTCTAGCCGCTGGCTGTAACGACTTTTTGACCAAG CCCGTCAATTTTGTCTGGCTAGAGCGCAAGGTAATGGAATGGGGTTGCATGCAGGCCCTCATCGACTTTGACGGCTGGCGCAAGTGGAAGGAGatttctcaagaagctgaggagacCGCCGCTGCTAAGAAGGCTGCAGTCGCagcagccaaagccaaaTCAAAGAAGAACCGCCTCTCGATGACCAAGCCTGGTTGA